One genomic window of Microbacterium testaceum StLB037 includes the following:
- a CDS encoding TetR/AcrR family transcriptional regulator — translation MTSASRSGRPRASSREVLAEAACELFLERGYEATSVSDITRRAGVSRSSFFNYFSAKSDVLWSGFDEQSARGVGLLRDGVDPRQALTVIGDGLDPDALALAITNADAMGIAAELDRDRAVRQFQLQREVAARLVRDGVPPLTAQVRAGALSAAVLAAVWAWADRTAAGRSLPETLAEALATA, via the coding sequence ATGACCTCAGCGAGCCGGAGCGGACGACCTCGCGCGTCGTCCCGGGAGGTCCTCGCCGAAGCCGCGTGCGAGCTCTTCCTCGAGCGCGGGTACGAGGCGACCTCGGTATCGGACATCACCCGCCGTGCCGGCGTCAGCCGCTCGAGTTTCTTCAACTACTTCTCGGCGAAGAGCGACGTGCTGTGGTCGGGATTCGACGAGCAATCCGCCCGGGGCGTCGGGCTGCTCCGCGACGGCGTCGACCCGCGACAGGCGCTGACGGTGATCGGAGACGGCCTGGACCCCGACGCCCTCGCCCTCGCCATCACGAATGCGGATGCCATGGGCATCGCCGCCGAACTCGACCGCGACCGCGCGGTGCGCCAGTTCCAGCTGCAGCGCGAGGTCGCCGCTCGCCTGGTGCGGGACGGCGTCCCGCCGCTCACCGCGCAGGTGCGGGCGGGCGCACTGTCGGCCGCCGTCCTCGCCGCCGTCTGGGCGTGGGCGGACCGCACGGCCGCGGGACGATCGCTTCCCGAGACGCTGGCGGAAGCCCTCGCGACGGCCTGA
- the ffh gene encoding signal recognition particle protein → MATFGTLSDRLTETFRNLRKKGQLTPADVDGTVREIRRALLDADVALPVVKEFTAAVRERALGDEVNRALNPAQQVVQIVNDELIGILGGKQRRLQFAKNPPTVIMLAGLQGSGKTTFAGKLAKMLEKDGHTPLLVACDLQRPNAVNQLQVVAERAGAAIYAPEPGNGVGDPVKVARDGVAYATRQQHDIVIIDTAGRLGVDAELMKQAADIRTATQPDEVLFVIDAMIGQDAVNTAKAFQDGVDFTGVVLSKLDGDARGGAALSVASVTGRPIIFASTGEGLDDVEPFHPDRMASRILDLGDILTLIEQAQNAFDEAEAMKVAEKLATETFTLEDFLEQMQQMKKMGSMKKMLGMLPGMGNMKQQLEDFDEREIDRTEAIIRSMTPVERRNPKVLNGSRRLRIARGSGMTVTDVNQLVQRFEQAAKMMKTVARGGVPNIPGMGPVGGKPGASSKRGKQQKAKGSRSGNPAKRAAENAGIAASTAPTGSGFGLGGQAAPSEADLAELQKMLGRG, encoded by the coding sequence ATGGCGACTTTCGGCACCCTCTCCGACCGGCTCACAGAGACCTTCCGCAATCTCCGGAAGAAGGGCCAGCTCACGCCCGCCGACGTCGACGGGACGGTGCGCGAGATCCGCCGCGCCCTCCTCGACGCCGACGTGGCGCTGCCCGTGGTCAAGGAGTTCACCGCCGCGGTCCGCGAACGCGCGCTCGGCGACGAGGTCAACCGTGCGCTGAACCCCGCGCAGCAGGTCGTGCAGATCGTCAACGACGAGCTCATCGGCATCCTGGGCGGCAAGCAGCGTCGCCTGCAGTTCGCCAAGAACCCGCCGACGGTCATCATGCTGGCCGGCCTCCAGGGTTCGGGTAAGACGACCTTCGCCGGCAAGCTCGCGAAGATGCTCGAGAAGGACGGGCACACGCCCCTTCTCGTCGCCTGCGACCTCCAGCGCCCCAACGCCGTCAACCAGCTCCAGGTCGTCGCGGAGCGCGCCGGTGCCGCCATCTACGCGCCCGAGCCCGGCAACGGCGTCGGCGACCCCGTCAAGGTCGCGCGCGACGGCGTCGCCTACGCCACGCGTCAGCAGCACGACATCGTCATCATCGACACCGCCGGCCGCCTCGGCGTCGACGCCGAGCTGATGAAGCAGGCCGCCGACATCCGCACGGCCACCCAGCCCGATGAGGTGCTGTTTGTCATCGACGCGATGATCGGTCAGGATGCCGTGAACACGGCCAAGGCGTTCCAGGACGGCGTCGACTTCACCGGCGTCGTGCTGTCGAAGCTCGACGGTGACGCCCGCGGTGGCGCCGCGCTGTCCGTCGCCTCGGTGACCGGACGCCCGATCATCTTCGCGTCGACCGGTGAGGGTCTCGACGACGTCGAGCCGTTCCACCCCGACCGCATGGCATCCCGCATCCTCGATCTCGGTGACATCCTCACGCTGATCGAGCAGGCGCAGAACGCCTTCGACGAGGCCGAGGCGATGAAGGTCGCCGAGAAGCTCGCGACCGAGACGTTCACGCTCGAGGACTTCCTCGAGCAGATGCAGCAGATGAAGAAGATGGGCTCCATGAAGAAGATGCTCGGGATGCTCCCGGGCATGGGAAACATGAAGCAGCAGCTCGAGGACTTCGACGAGCGTGAGATCGACCGCACGGAGGCGATCATCCGCTCGATGACCCCGGTCGAGCGCCGCAACCCGAAGGTCCTGAACGGGTCCCGGCGTCTTCGCATCGCCCGCGGTTCGGGCATGACCGTCACCGACGTGAACCAGCTGGTCCAGCGCTTCGAGCAGGCCGCGAAGATGATGAAGACCGTCGCGCGCGGCGGTGTGCCCAACATCCCCGGCATGGGTCCGGTGGGGGGCAAGCCCGGTGCGTCGTCGAAGCGCGGCAAGCAGCAGAAGGCCAAGGGCTCGAGGTCGGGCAACCCGGCCAAGCGCGCCGCCGAGAACGCCGGCATCGCGGCATCCACCGCTCCGACCGGGTCGGGCTTCGGCCTGGGCGGTCAGGCGGCGCCGAGCGAGGCCGACCTCGCGGAGCTGCAGAAGATGCTCGGTCGCGGCTGA
- the lipB gene encoding lipoyl(octanoyl) transferase LipB: MLDIHHSGFAPDYVPYLDGWAEQRRVHADVVSGRRPDTLLLLEHEAVYTAGKRTEDHERPDDGTPVIDVDRGGKITWHGPGQLVGYPIVRLPEPVDVVAHVRRLESLIIAALAPLGVDGIRVDGRSGVWVQRPLGLDKVAAIGVRVEKGVTMHGFAVNCDNTLAGFRHIVPCGITDAGVTTVSEVIGADVSPGDLVPRIVDVFRAEYAGVAA; this comes from the coding sequence ATGCTCGACATCCATCACTCGGGGTTCGCCCCCGACTACGTGCCGTACCTCGACGGCTGGGCCGAGCAGCGGCGCGTCCACGCCGACGTCGTGTCGGGCAGGCGTCCCGACACCCTCCTGCTCCTCGAGCACGAGGCGGTGTACACGGCGGGCAAGCGCACCGAGGACCACGAGCGTCCCGATGACGGAACTCCCGTGATCGACGTCGACCGAGGCGGCAAGATCACCTGGCACGGCCCCGGTCAGCTCGTGGGCTACCCGATCGTGCGTCTGCCCGAACCGGTCGACGTCGTCGCGCACGTCCGACGCCTCGAATCCCTCATCATCGCCGCCCTCGCCCCGCTCGGCGTCGACGGCATCCGCGTCGACGGACGCAGCGGCGTGTGGGTCCAACGCCCCCTCGGCCTCGACAAGGTCGCGGCGATCGGCGTCCGCGTCGAAAAAGGAGTGACCATGCACGGCTTCGCCGTCAACTGCGACAACACCCTCGCGGGCTTCCGGCACATCGTCCCCTGTGGGATCACGGATGCCGGCGTGACCACCGTGAGCGAGGTGATCGGCGCCGACGTCTCCCCCGGCGATCTCGTGCCGCGCATCGTCGACGTCTTCCGCGCCGAGTACGCGGGGGTGGCCGCATGA
- a CDS encoding MSMEG_6728 family protein, whose protein sequence is MQTFLPYPSFAESAAVLDTKRLGKQRVETFQLLRALTVPGHGWRNHPAAKMWVGFLPALVSYGLAMTDEWIVQGRNDTVREKIRVFAPEVDGLSQADLVVPAWLGDEAFHLSHRSNLIRKDADFYVPRFGPVPADLPYVWPV, encoded by the coding sequence GTGCAGACGTTCCTGCCCTACCCGTCGTTCGCGGAATCCGCCGCGGTCCTCGACACGAAGCGGCTCGGAAAGCAGCGCGTCGAGACCTTCCAGCTGCTGCGTGCCCTCACGGTCCCGGGACACGGCTGGCGCAACCATCCCGCAGCGAAGATGTGGGTCGGCTTCCTCCCGGCGCTCGTGTCTTACGGCCTCGCGATGACCGACGAGTGGATCGTTCAGGGCCGCAACGACACCGTGCGCGAGAAGATCCGCGTCTTCGCACCCGAGGTCGACGGTCTCTCGCAAGCCGACCTGGTCGTCCCTGCCTGGCTCGGCGACGAGGCATTCCACCTCTCGCATCGCTCCAACCTCATCCGCAAGGATGCCGACTTCTACGTGCCGCGCTTCGGCCCGGTGCCCGCCGACCTGCCTTACGTCTGGCCGGTCTGA
- the smc gene encoding chromosome segregation protein SMC — protein MHLKSVTLKGFKSFAQSTTFALEPGVTCIVGPNGSGKSNVVDALAWVMGEQGAKTLRGGKMEDVIFAGTSTRGPLGRAEVQLTIDNSDGALPIDYSEVTISRTLFRTGASEYAINGQTSRLLDVQELLSDSGLGREMHVIIGQGRLDTVLQATAEDRRGFIEEAAGILKHRRRKEKTVRKLEAMETNLTRLSDLAGELRRQLKPLGKQAEIAREAATIAAVVRDAKARLFADELVRLRGQLADAARAENERHTERLVLQEQAEGLRHRVERLEEEQRSEAVDKARRVAFSLEQVQERLRGLYTLAGQRLALLSDDDRDTGAFSPTVTQSMIDDVRGEIDDIAAGLGDAQDAAADAARVVGRARADLDALDIDIAAQSALVSEHDMKLTALRGAASSAASTRDAVRAGVERQQRALDAALVRRAEAEEALADLDPTVAPEASSAEHAAAYERAQREANDAETSVAQLRERLHAAERERDALSAQTTALGRALDVRNAAADLVASGQPGVRGLVGDGVKVTAGYEAAIAAALGSLAEGVLVDDAAAAFATARAAAEDDLGMVEIAVADASVDSSPAPVVAGGVRAVDVVTAPPGILGILARFVIVDDLDAAQSGLNDLDERTILVTRAGEVLTAHTLRAGSGAGRSRLELAAERDAAAERLAEIVVVADSLREALGDAQRGLVDARQRTKDTLATLRAHDAALAAQAEKVNRITVRHEAAVAECERLEAGLAQASAAVAEAEEAAVVAEAALARALEAPRPILDASARDGMVLELESAREAEMRARLDIETLKERVRAGEARIVQLENQRERERAAAEEAARRAVIRRAQREIAAEVAAQLPALLDSVDRSVSQARVELAAAEATRTAVSADLTRARGEEAEVRERLARLTESVHGLELQMHEKRLHVTSLLERVQSELALDEDILVSEYGPDQPVPTEVEGETLAFDRAGQKRRLQDAERKLGQLGRVNPLALEEFAALEQRHAFLTEQLADLQQTRADLQTIIAELDERMQTIFVAAFEDTRAAFTEIFPILFPGGSGSISLTDPEHPLTTGIEVSVRPVGKKIERLSLLSGGERSLAAVAFLTSIFTARPSPFYILDEVEAALDDANLGRLLGVFEKLRSSSQLIVITHQKRTMEIADALYGVSMRQDGVSAVVGQRVGDRASAAREVAPVS, from the coding sequence GTGCACTTGAAAAGCGTGACGCTCAAGGGCTTCAAGTCGTTCGCGCAGTCCACGACGTTCGCGCTCGAGCCCGGGGTGACCTGCATCGTCGGCCCGAACGGCTCGGGCAAGTCCAACGTCGTCGACGCGCTCGCCTGGGTGATGGGGGAGCAGGGAGCCAAGACCCTCCGCGGCGGCAAGATGGAGGACGTCATCTTCGCCGGCACCTCGACGCGCGGTCCGCTCGGGCGCGCGGAGGTGCAGCTGACGATCGACAACTCCGACGGCGCGCTCCCGATCGACTACAGCGAGGTGACGATCAGCCGGACGCTGTTCCGCACCGGCGCGAGCGAGTACGCGATCAACGGGCAGACGAGCCGGTTGCTCGACGTCCAGGAGCTGTTGAGCGACTCGGGTCTCGGACGCGAGATGCACGTGATCATCGGGCAGGGGCGCCTGGACACGGTGCTGCAGGCGACCGCGGAGGACCGCCGGGGCTTCATCGAGGAAGCCGCGGGGATCCTGAAGCACCGCCGCCGCAAAGAGAAGACCGTCCGCAAGCTCGAGGCGATGGAGACCAATCTCACTCGGCTCAGCGACTTGGCCGGAGAGCTTCGCCGCCAGCTGAAGCCGCTCGGAAAGCAGGCCGAGATCGCACGGGAAGCCGCCACGATCGCGGCGGTCGTCCGCGATGCCAAGGCCCGACTCTTCGCCGACGAACTCGTGCGACTGCGCGGGCAGCTCGCCGACGCCGCGCGGGCCGAGAACGAGCGCCACACCGAGCGGCTCGTGCTGCAGGAGCAGGCGGAGGGTCTCCGTCACCGCGTCGAGCGACTCGAAGAGGAACAGCGCTCCGAGGCGGTGGACAAGGCCCGTCGCGTCGCGTTCTCGCTCGAGCAGGTGCAGGAGCGCCTGCGCGGCCTGTATACGCTCGCGGGTCAGCGACTCGCGCTGCTGTCCGACGACGACCGGGACACGGGCGCCTTCTCGCCGACGGTGACGCAGTCGATGATCGACGATGTCCGCGGCGAGATCGACGACATCGCCGCGGGTCTCGGTGACGCACAGGATGCCGCGGCCGATGCCGCGCGGGTGGTGGGGCGTGCACGCGCCGACCTCGACGCCCTCGACATCGACATCGCGGCGCAGAGCGCGCTGGTCTCCGAGCACGACATGAAGCTCACCGCCCTGCGCGGTGCGGCCTCGTCGGCGGCCTCGACCCGGGATGCCGTGCGCGCGGGCGTGGAGCGCCAGCAGCGCGCTCTGGACGCGGCGTTGGTCCGGCGAGCCGAGGCCGAGGAGGCCCTCGCCGACCTGGATCCGACGGTGGCTCCCGAGGCGTCGTCGGCCGAGCACGCGGCCGCCTATGAGCGCGCACAACGCGAGGCCAACGACGCCGAGACCTCGGTGGCCCAGCTGCGCGAACGCCTGCACGCCGCGGAGCGCGAGCGGGACGCCCTCTCCGCGCAGACGACGGCCCTCGGACGCGCGCTCGACGTGCGCAACGCCGCGGCAGATCTGGTCGCCTCGGGGCAACCCGGCGTCCGAGGACTGGTGGGAGACGGCGTCAAGGTGACCGCGGGCTACGAAGCCGCGATCGCCGCAGCGCTCGGATCGCTCGCCGAGGGTGTGCTCGTCGACGATGCCGCCGCCGCCTTCGCCACGGCCCGTGCCGCAGCCGAGGACGACCTCGGCATGGTCGAGATCGCTGTCGCCGACGCATCGGTGGACAGCTCACCGGCGCCCGTCGTCGCGGGCGGCGTGCGAGCCGTCGACGTCGTGACCGCCCCGCCGGGCATCCTCGGCATCCTGGCTCGGTTCGTGATCGTCGACGACCTGGATGCCGCCCAGTCGGGGCTGAACGACCTCGACGAGCGCACAATTCTCGTGACGCGCGCCGGCGAGGTCCTGACGGCGCACACGCTGCGCGCGGGGTCGGGCGCCGGGCGTTCGCGGCTCGAACTGGCGGCGGAGCGGGATGCCGCCGCGGAGCGGCTCGCGGAGATCGTCGTGGTCGCCGACTCGCTCCGCGAAGCCCTCGGTGACGCGCAGCGAGGGCTCGTCGACGCCCGACAGCGCACGAAAGACACCCTCGCCACACTGCGCGCACATGATGCGGCGCTGGCGGCTCAGGCCGAGAAGGTCAACCGCATCACGGTGCGGCACGAGGCTGCCGTCGCCGAGTGCGAACGGCTGGAAGCAGGACTGGCGCAGGCCTCCGCGGCTGTCGCCGAGGCCGAAGAGGCGGCGGTCGTTGCCGAGGCGGCGCTTGCTCGTGCCCTCGAGGCTCCTCGTCCGATCCTCGATGCCTCGGCGCGAGACGGCATGGTCCTCGAACTCGAGTCGGCGCGTGAGGCCGAGATGCGCGCGCGCCTCGACATCGAGACGCTCAAGGAGCGGGTGCGCGCCGGCGAGGCTCGCATCGTGCAGCTCGAGAACCAGCGTGAACGGGAGCGGGCCGCCGCCGAGGAAGCCGCACGGCGAGCCGTGATCCGGCGCGCGCAGCGCGAGATCGCTGCCGAGGTCGCGGCCCAGCTCCCCGCGCTCCTCGACTCGGTCGATCGCTCAGTGAGCCAGGCGCGCGTGGAGCTCGCGGCGGCGGAGGCCACCCGCACCGCGGTGTCGGCGGACCTCACGCGGGCCAGAGGCGAAGAGGCCGAGGTCCGCGAACGCCTCGCCCGCCTCACCGAGAGCGTTCACGGGCTCGAGCTCCAGATGCACGAGAAGCGCCTGCACGTCACGAGTCTGTTGGAGCGCGTGCAGTCCGAGCTGGCGCTCGACGAGGACATTCTCGTTTCGGAATATGGCCCGGATCAGCCCGTTCCGACGGAGGTCGAGGGGGAGACGCTCGCGTTCGATCGAGCGGGGCAGAAGCGCCGCCTGCAGGACGCGGAGCGCAAGCTCGGTCAGCTGGGCCGGGTGAACCCACTCGCTCTCGAGGAGTTCGCCGCGCTCGAGCAGCGCCACGCCTTCCTCACCGAGCAGCTCGCCGACCTGCAGCAGACGCGAGCGGACCTTCAGACGATCATCGCCGAGCTCGACGAGCGCATGCAGACGATCTTCGTCGCGGCCTTCGAGGACACGCGCGCCGCGTTCACCGAGATCTTCCCGATCCTGTTCCCGGGCGGGTCGGGGAGCATCTCGCTCACCGATCCGGAACACCCGTTGACGACGGGCATCGAGGTCTCCGTCCGCCCCGTGGGCAAGAAGATCGAGCGTCTCTCGCTGCTCTCCGGCGGGGAACGGTCCCTCGCCGCTGTCGCGTTCCTGACCTCGATCTTCACGGCCCGTCCGAGCCCGTTCTACATCCTCGACGAGGTCGAGGCGGCCCTCGACGACGCGAACCTGGGCCGTCTCCTCGGGGTCTTCGAGAAGCTGCGCTCGAGCAGCCAGCTGATCGTCATCACCCACCAGAAGCGGACGATGGAGATCGCGGACGCGCTCTACGGCGTCTCGATGCGGCAGGACGGGGTGTCCGCCGTCGTGGGCCAGCGCGTCGGCGATCGGGCGTCGGCCGCGCGCGAGGTCGCCCCCGTAAGCTGA
- the ftsY gene encoding signal recognition particle-docking protein FtsY, translating into MAENSWSLGRALRGLFVKPTIDETTWDDLETALLTADFGPDVTERLVDELREKVERFRTTDPRDLQRMLKETLEEHFAKFDTTLRLTERPAVVLVVGVNGVGKTTTIGKFAKFLQRYGRTVVVGAADTFRAAAVDQLATWAERGGATIVRPQHEGQDPASVAFQTVAHAKETGTEIVLVDTAGRLHTKGGLMDELGKIKRVIEKQAPIAEVLLVLDATTGQNGLMQAQAFLDSAGVTGLVLTKLDGSAKGGFVLAVQERTGIPVKLLGQGEGINDLTGFTPHVFASSLVD; encoded by the coding sequence ATGGCTGAGAACTCCTGGTCGCTCGGCCGCGCGTTGCGCGGGCTGTTCGTCAAACCCACGATCGACGAGACCACGTGGGACGACCTCGAGACGGCTCTGCTGACGGCCGACTTCGGTCCCGACGTGACCGAACGGCTCGTCGACGAGCTGCGCGAGAAGGTGGAGCGCTTCCGCACGACCGATCCGCGCGACCTGCAGCGCATGCTGAAGGAGACGCTCGAGGAGCACTTCGCAAAGTTCGACACGACGCTGCGCCTCACCGAAAGGCCGGCGGTGGTCCTCGTCGTCGGCGTCAACGGCGTCGGCAAGACGACGACGATCGGCAAGTTCGCCAAGTTCCTCCAGCGCTACGGACGCACCGTCGTCGTCGGGGCCGCGGACACCTTCCGCGCCGCCGCGGTGGACCAGCTCGCCACGTGGGCGGAGCGCGGGGGAGCCACGATCGTCCGTCCTCAGCACGAGGGCCAGGATCCGGCATCCGTCGCTTTCCAGACCGTCGCGCACGCGAAGGAGACGGGGACCGAGATCGTCCTGGTCGACACCGCCGGGCGCCTCCACACCAAGGGCGGGCTCATGGACGAGCTCGGCAAGATCAAGCGCGTGATCGAGAAGCAGGCGCCGATCGCCGAGGTGCTGCTGGTCCTCGATGCCACGACGGGCCAGAACGGGCTGATGCAGGCGCAGGCCTTCCTCGACAGCGCCGGGGTGACGGGACTCGTGCTGACCAAGCTCGACGGCTCCGCGAAGGGCGGCTTCGTGCTCGCCGTGCAGGAGCGCACGGGCATTCCCGTCAAGCTCCTCGGTCAGGGCGAGGGCATCAACGACCTCACGGGTTTCACCCCGCACGTCTTCGCCTCCTCGCTCGTCGACTGA
- the lipA gene encoding lipoyl synthase produces the protein MSTCGTGTAGVPASTAPNGRKLLRLEVRNAETPIERKPEWIKTKARMGPEYTALQNLVKSEDLHTVCQEAGCPNIFECWEDREATFLIGGSQCTRRCDFCQIDTGKPADYDTDEPRRVAESVTRMQLRYATVTGVARDDLPDEGAWLHAETVRRIHAENPGTGVEILATDFSGNPVLLEEVFSSRPEVFAHNVETVPRIFKRIRPAFRYERSLGVLTAARDAGLITKSNLILGMGEEPEEVVQALRDLREAGTDIITITQYLRPTPRHLPVQRWVKPAEFVAFKEEAERIGFLGVLAGPLVRSSYRAGRLWAQSMVSKGREIPPHLTHLAKDIAAAEAGFAQAV, from the coding sequence ATGAGCACCTGTGGCACCGGAACGGCCGGGGTGCCGGCATCCACTGCTCCGAACGGGCGGAAGCTCCTGCGCCTCGAGGTCCGCAACGCGGAGACGCCGATCGAGCGCAAGCCCGAGTGGATCAAGACGAAGGCCAGGATGGGGCCGGAGTACACGGCGCTGCAGAACCTCGTGAAGAGCGAGGACCTCCACACGGTGTGCCAGGAAGCCGGCTGCCCGAACATCTTCGAGTGCTGGGAGGACCGCGAGGCGACCTTCCTCATCGGTGGCTCACAGTGCACGCGACGGTGCGACTTCTGCCAGATCGACACCGGCAAGCCCGCCGACTACGACACCGACGAGCCCCGGCGGGTCGCCGAGAGCGTGACCCGGATGCAACTGCGTTACGCGACGGTCACGGGCGTCGCCCGCGATGACCTCCCGGACGAAGGGGCGTGGCTGCACGCCGAGACCGTCCGTCGGATCCACGCCGAGAACCCGGGGACGGGCGTGGAGATCCTCGCCACCGACTTCTCCGGGAACCCCGTTCTGCTCGAGGAGGTCTTCTCCTCCCGCCCCGAGGTCTTCGCCCACAACGTCGAGACGGTTCCGCGCATCTTCAAGCGGATCCGCCCCGCTTTCCGCTACGAGCGCTCCCTCGGCGTGCTGACCGCGGCACGCGACGCCGGGCTCATCACGAAGTCCAACCTCATCCTGGGAATGGGCGAAGAGCCGGAGGAGGTCGTGCAGGCCCTGCGCGACCTGCGCGAGGCGGGGACAGACATCATCACCATCACCCAGTACCTGCGACCGACCCCGCGCCACCTGCCGGTGCAGCGGTGGGTCAAGCCCGCCGAGTTCGTCGCGTTCAAGGAGGAAGCGGAGCGCATCGGCTTCCTCGGTGTTCTGGCGGGTCCCCTCGTCCGCTCGTCCTACCGCGCCGGTCGCCTGTGGGCGCAGTCGATGGTCTCGAAGGGCCGCGAGATCCCGCCGCACCTCACGCATCTGGCGAAGGACATCGCGGCCGCCGAGGCGGGCTTCGCCCAGGCCGTCTGA
- a CDS encoding DUF2004 domain-containing protein produces MAIEHDFFGLLESGPDGSIFWSENVEFGDQSVTVDLTAPDQDDVSVEALDVAAAMISALEAIDLAARNAMVGELDSRTSEVTEYILQQQATLGEEIDDLLIDPSGDTHIDVIKSMQLMSVTILADEHGGSDPFAVLEYALDPDATDDVLLVNLASDGTVQSVTSAD; encoded by the coding sequence ATGGCGATCGAGCACGATTTCTTCGGACTCCTCGAGTCCGGACCCGACGGGTCGATCTTCTGGTCCGAGAACGTCGAGTTCGGCGACCAGAGCGTGACCGTCGACCTGACGGCCCCCGATCAGGACGACGTGTCCGTGGAGGCGCTCGACGTGGCGGCGGCCATGATCTCCGCCCTCGAGGCGATCGACCTCGCCGCGCGGAACGCCATGGTCGGTGAACTCGACTCGCGCACGAGCGAGGTCACGGAATACATCCTCCAGCAGCAGGCGACTCTCGGAGAGGAGATCGACGACCTCCTCATCGATCCCTCCGGCGACACCCACATCGACGTCATCAAGTCGATGCAGCTGATGAGTGTGACGATCCTCGCGGACGAGCACGGCGGGTCCGACCCCTTCGCGGTGCTCGAGTACGCCCTCGATCCGGATGCCACCGACGACGTGCTCCTCGTCAATCTCGCCTCGGACGGCACGGTGCAGTCGGTCACCAGCGCCGACTGA